A window from Chryseobacterium vaccae encodes these proteins:
- a CDS encoding pyridoxamine 5'-phosphate oxidase family protein produces the protein MSTQNLTHLEAIKKIKELSEKARICMFCTELETVPVNSRPMTLQETDDSGNLWFISSAVSNKNFEIKEDRRVQLFFMNNSVSQYLSVYGQASVYKDKATIDEKWSPMAKAWFDGKNDPDVTIIRVEPEETYYWDTKAGKLVSLFSFVASAITGIKTNNSDGVEGNATV, from the coding sequence ATGTCAACACAGAATTTAACCCACCTCGAAGCCATTAAAAAGATCAAAGAACTGTCAGAAAAAGCAAGAATATGCATGTTCTGTACAGAACTGGAAACCGTACCGGTCAATTCACGGCCTATGACTCTTCAGGAAACAGATGACAGCGGGAACCTATGGTTTATCAGTAGTGCCGTAAGCAACAAGAATTTTGAAATAAAAGAAGACCGGAGGGTACAGCTTTTTTTCATGAACAATAGTGTCTCTCAATATCTTTCTGTATATGGACAAGCTTCTGTTTATAAAGATAAAGCAACGATTGATGAGAAATGGTCTCCGATGGCCAAAGCATGGTTTGACGGTAAAAATGATCCGGATGTTACCATCATTCGTGTAGAGCCTGAAGAAACGTATTATTGGGATACAAAAGCAGGAAAACTGGTCAGCCTGTTCAGTTTTGTAGCTTCTGCAATAACTGGAATTAAAACGAATAATTCAGACGGTGTTGAAGGCAATGCCACTGTATAA
- the pdxR gene encoding MocR-like pyridoxine biosynthesis transcription factor PdxR encodes MLRPWKLELEIDKKLDKAVYLQIADTIIADIRSARLKAGDALPGSRNLAQLLNINRNTVVEAYQVLINEEWVISKERKGIFVSDVLPVSQRRSSQKESGPEEEKRQDNPMMINFDDGHPDSKIAPVTELARAYRQIFSRKAKWQMMGYSSEHGDPAFRKSIAQMLNHQRGMNINENEISITRGSQMAMFLTAQALLQPGDQVIIENPGYQPAWKAFEYTGAELLPVAVDHEGIIIENIEKLLTIHKNIKAIYITPHRQYPTTVTLSLARRLQLIALSNKYGFTIIEDDYDNEFHFGYRPILPVSSFPALNHYVYIGTLSKVVAPALRIGYLVSKDQKLLQRIGDLRKIIDVQGDVIMEQAVLQLIKDGAVKKHIKKATLHYRNKRDFVAGLLEKYIKNSSDFILPDGGLAFWIVPKAKLNWNTVTDLLIERNINIIHPEQYSFDQTINGFRLSYGSLSEEQLEQSIKIIGDVLAQEI; translated from the coding sequence ATGCTCAGACCTTGGAAATTAGAATTGGAAATCGATAAAAAACTTGATAAAGCAGTCTATTTACAGATCGCTGATACCATCATTGCAGATATTCGTTCAGCAAGATTAAAAGCAGGAGATGCCCTTCCGGGAAGCAGAAATCTGGCCCAGCTGCTGAATATTAACAGGAACACAGTAGTAGAAGCTTATCAGGTACTCATTAATGAAGAATGGGTAATTTCAAAGGAAAGAAAAGGAATTTTTGTCTCAGATGTACTGCCGGTTTCACAACGGAGATCATCTCAAAAAGAATCCGGACCGGAAGAGGAAAAACGACAGGACAATCCTATGATGATTAATTTTGACGACGGACATCCTGACAGTAAAATTGCCCCTGTAACAGAGCTGGCCAGAGCATACAGGCAGATTTTCAGCAGAAAAGCCAAGTGGCAGATGATGGGTTACAGCAGTGAGCACGGAGATCCTGCATTCCGCAAAAGTATTGCCCAGATGCTGAATCATCAAAGAGGAATGAATATCAATGAGAATGAAATATCTATCACAAGAGGCAGCCAGATGGCCATGTTTCTGACTGCTCAGGCGCTTTTACAGCCGGGAGATCAGGTGATCATAGAAAACCCGGGATACCAGCCCGCCTGGAAAGCTTTTGAATACACAGGAGCAGAGCTTCTACCTGTAGCAGTGGATCATGAAGGGATCATTATTGAAAATATTGAGAAACTTTTAACCATCCATAAAAATATCAAAGCGATCTATATCACCCCTCACAGGCAATACCCTACAACCGTTACCTTAAGCCTGGCAAGAAGGCTTCAGCTCATTGCATTATCAAACAAGTATGGTTTTACCATCATTGAAGACGATTATGATAATGAGTTCCATTTTGGGTACCGCCCTATTCTTCCCGTTTCCAGTTTCCCGGCTCTTAACCATTACGTATATATCGGAACACTAAGTAAAGTAGTTGCACCAGCTTTAAGAATTGGTTATCTGGTATCCAAAGATCAGAAATTGCTTCAAAGAATCGGAGATCTCAGAAAAATAATTGATGTTCAGGGTGATGTGATTATGGAACAGGCCGTACTACAGCTGATTAAAGATGGAGCTGTAAAAAAACATATTAAAAAAGCCACATTACATTACAGGAACAAAAGAGATTTTGTAGCCGGGCTTCTGGAAAAATACATAAAGAATTCTTCTGATTTTATACTTCCGGATGGCGGACTGGCCTTCTGGATTGTACCCAAAGCAAAATTGAACTGGAATACCGTAACAGATTTACTTATTGAAAGAAACATCAATATCATCCATCCTGAACAATACAGCTTTGATCAGACAATCAACGGTTTTAGACTGAGCTATGGTTCCCTTTCTGAAGAACAGCTGGAACAGAGTATAAAGATAATCGGTGACGTACTGGCTCAAGAGATATAG
- a CDS encoding Atu1372/SO_1960 family protein — protein MKKLSTLFVFILLLKTTTIMAQNQKASILVLIHSDNGGTYELAKEIASGIESNGSASAVIKQVKESPNAKLKNIPVASVDELPSYDGIVFGSPVYFGNISTGMSEFLSKTVNLWTNHALEGMPASVFMSAGSGAGKELALQAFWNSLAVHGMVLVSNGIRGYENMNKTIPQGNSVLGITSMASLKDVERPTKDERILAELQGRNFAKTALALKGTFNKKLTTTVKPASEDINATMKIKNIMLPQVPKPAGNYKPFVRSGNLVFINQVALKEGKILYPGKLGADVNEEQVKEATKTTMLNVIAVLKEAVGGDLNKVKQCVQLTGIFNTKDNYTKHADLMNVASDLTVEVFGEKGKHARATLGASSIPVNSSVEIQAVFEVE, from the coding sequence ATGAAAAAATTAAGTACACTTTTTGTATTCATTCTATTATTAAAAACTACCACCATTATGGCGCAAAATCAAAAAGCCAGCATATTGGTTCTTATTCATTCAGACAATGGAGGAACATATGAACTGGCAAAAGAAATAGCATCCGGTATTGAAAGCAATGGCAGTGCTTCGGCTGTCATTAAGCAGGTTAAAGAATCTCCGAATGCCAAATTAAAAAATATCCCTGTGGCTTCAGTGGATGAGCTGCCTTCCTATGACGGAATTGTTTTCGGATCTCCGGTCTATTTTGGGAATATAAGTACAGGAATGAGTGAGTTTTTGTCTAAAACCGTTAATTTATGGACGAATCATGCTCTTGAAGGGATGCCTGCCTCTGTATTTATGTCTGCCGGAAGCGGTGCCGGAAAAGAACTGGCATTACAGGCCTTCTGGAACAGTCTTGCTGTTCACGGAATGGTATTGGTTTCTAATGGCATCAGAGGGTATGAAAATATGAATAAAACCATACCACAGGGGAACAGCGTGCTTGGAATTACCAGTATGGCTTCTCTAAAAGACGTGGAAAGACCTACAAAAGACGAACGTATTCTGGCAGAACTGCAGGGAAGAAATTTTGCTAAAACGGCTTTGGCCCTAAAGGGAACTTTTAATAAAAAGCTAACCACCACAGTAAAACCTGCATCAGAAGATATCAATGCCACAATGAAGATTAAAAATATTATGCTGCCTCAGGTTCCTAAGCCAGCCGGAAATTACAAACCTTTCGTACGTTCCGGAAATCTGGTATTCATTAATCAGGTAGCCTTAAAAGAAGGAAAAATTCTTTATCCAGGAAAATTAGGAGCTGACGTGAATGAAGAACAGGTAAAAGAAGCCACAAAAACTACTATGCTGAATGTAATTGCTGTGCTGAAAGAAGCTGTTGGCGGAGACCTGAATAAAGTAAAACAATGTGTACAGCTGACCGGAATTTTCAATACCAAAGACAATTATACCAAACATGCCGATCTTATGAATGTCGCTTCCGATCTTACAGTGGAAGTATTCGGTGAAAAAGGAAAACATGCAAGAGCTACGCTGGGAGCTTCTTCTATTCCTGTCAATTCTTCGGTAGAAATACAGGCTGTTTTTGAAGTGGAATAA
- a CDS encoding dihydrodipicolinate synthase family protein encodes MKNVPFKGVIAYPITPFDENEKVDIPLFKKLTERLIVSGSHGIAPLGSTGVMPYLSDEEKEAVTEATIEQTQGRVPTLVGVSNLTTDKTVHHAKFAEKAGADAVMIIPMSYWKLTDDEIVSHYDTVASKISIPIMAYNNPATSGVDMSPALLKRLLEIPNVTMIKESSGDIQRMHYLRKELGEDVAFYNGSNPLALAAFTAGARGWCTAAPNLIPELNVALYNAVEEGNIEKAQEVFYMQFDLLKFIVNKGLPRAVKAGLNILGEEGGNLRNPLKPLTAEETQELKNIIKILN; translated from the coding sequence ATGAAAAATGTTCCATTTAAAGGAGTGATTGCTTATCCTATTACCCCTTTCGACGAGAATGAAAAAGTAGACATCCCTCTCTTTAAAAAACTGACTGAAAGGCTGATCGTTTCCGGAAGCCACGGAATAGCTCCGTTAGGAAGTACCGGAGTAATGCCTTATCTGTCCGATGAGGAAAAAGAAGCCGTAACAGAAGCAACAATAGAACAGACCCAGGGGAGGGTCCCGACACTTGTAGGAGTATCTAATCTTACCACAGATAAGACCGTTCATCATGCAAAATTTGCTGAGAAAGCAGGGGCTGATGCTGTAATGATCATTCCTATGAGCTACTGGAAGCTTACGGATGATGAAATTGTATCTCATTATGATACAGTAGCCAGCAAGATTTCTATTCCTATCATGGCTTATAACAATCCGGCCACCAGTGGAGTAGATATGTCTCCAGCTCTTCTTAAAAGACTGTTGGAGATTCCTAATGTAACGATGATCAAAGAGAGTTCCGGAGATATCCAGAGAATGCATTATCTGCGAAAAGAACTGGGAGAGGATGTTGCTTTTTATAACGGATCCAATCCGCTGGCCCTGGCTGCATTTACTGCCGGAGCAAGAGGCTGGTGTACCGCGGCACCGAATCTGATCCCCGAACTGAATGTTGCTTTATACAACGCGGTGGAAGAAGGCAATATAGAAAAAGCCCAAGAGGTTTTCTACATGCAGTTCGACCTGTTGAAATTTATCGTTAATAAAGGACTCCCAAGAGCTGTAAAAGCTGGTTTAAACATTCTGGGAGAAGAAGGCGGAAACCTGAGAAATCCGTTAAAGCCTCTAACGGCTGAAGAAACGCAGGAACTGAAAAATATTATTAAAATCCTTAATTAA
- a CDS encoding thioredoxin family protein: MKKSIFYHAGCPVCVSAEHDIVNLIGAENVEIIHLGNDRSKMTEAEKAGIQSVPALVTPNGNVLHINFGASMEDVKK; the protein is encoded by the coding sequence ATGAAAAAGTCAATTTTTTATCATGCCGGATGTCCGGTTTGTGTAAGTGCAGAGCACGATATTGTTAACCTTATTGGTGCAGAAAATGTAGAAATTATTCATTTAGGAAATGACAGAAGTAAAATGACAGAAGCTGAAAAGGCGGGGATACAATCTGTCCCTGCTTTGGTAACACCTAATGGAAATGTCCTTCATATCAATTTTGGAGCATCTATGGAAGATGTAAAAAAATAA
- a CDS encoding rhodanese-like domain-containing protein: protein MKNALILCGIALTVYIIYRVYKYQTLGNNLETHIKKGAIILDVRTEQEYKTGHIEGSVNISLGSIRERYTELHQNKTYITVCSHGLRSVKAEHILKEKGFKYVYNGGAWSDLQKMISDQ from the coding sequence ATGAAAAATGCCTTAATCCTCTGCGGAATAGCTCTTACAGTGTATATTATTTACCGGGTTTACAAATACCAGACATTAGGTAACAATCTTGAAACCCATATTAAAAAAGGAGCCATTATTCTGGATGTAAGAACGGAACAAGAATATAAAACAGGGCATATTGAAGGATCTGTTAATATTTCTTTAGGAAGCATCCGCGAAAGATATACTGAACTTCACCAGAATAAAACCTACATCACAGTCTGTTCTCATGGATTACGGAGCGTAAAAGCTGAGCATATTTTAAAGGAAAAAGGCTTTAAATATGTATACAATGGCGGTGCATGGAGTGATCTTCAGAAAATGATTTCAGATCAATAA
- a CDS encoding phosphatase PAP2 family protein: MKGFISSLLFIWVSFQQIHAQDSLAVEKIQDSVIIQDEVPADKTHQFRYKKLIIPAVFISYGFASLGISSLKQLNSSTQYEISEHKPDHIRLDNYTQFAPAVLVYGLNAFGVEGKHNFRDRSIIYGTSLLISSAFMLPLKHITKEERPDGSNRLSFPSGHTAMAFASAQFMFREYKDTNFWIGISGYSLAVFTGVYRMLNNKHWFGDVVGGAGFGILSTELAYWLYPKINTLLDGKKEKSQMMILPYYQKGNVGIGLVKNF; the protein is encoded by the coding sequence ATGAAAGGTTTCATTTCAAGCTTACTATTTATATGGGTAAGTTTTCAGCAGATTCACGCACAGGACAGTTTAGCCGTTGAAAAAATTCAGGACAGCGTTATCATTCAGGATGAGGTTCCCGCAGATAAAACCCATCAGTTCAGATATAAAAAGCTTATTATTCCGGCTGTATTTATTTCCTACGGATTTGCAAGTCTGGGAATCAGCAGCTTAAAGCAGCTTAATTCTTCTACTCAGTATGAGATCAGTGAACATAAACCGGACCATATCAGACTGGATAATTATACCCAGTTTGCTCCGGCAGTATTGGTGTATGGGCTAAATGCATTCGGAGTGGAAGGAAAACATAATTTCCGGGACAGAAGTATTATTTACGGAACTTCTCTGCTCATCTCTTCAGCATTTATGCTTCCTTTAAAACATATTACCAAAGAAGAAAGACCGGATGGTTCCAATCGGCTGTCATTTCCTTCCGGACATACGGCGATGGCATTTGCTTCTGCACAGTTTATGTTCCGGGAATATAAGGACACCAATTTCTGGATAGGGATTTCCGGGTATTCACTTGCTGTATTTACCGGAGTTTACCGAATGTTGAATAATAAACACTGGTTTGGAGATGTTGTAGGCGGAGCCGGGTTCGGAATTTTGTCTACCGAGCTGGCATATTGGCTGTATCCTAAGATCAATACTCTTTTAGATGGGAAAAAGGAAAAGTCCCAAATGATGATTTTGCCTTATTACCAGAAAGGAAATGTTGGAATAGGATTGGTGAAAAACTTTTAA
- a CDS encoding cupin domain-containing protein, whose amino-acid sequence MDKKQFSSKDFHETFARPKYVKPGHLIHKNVENAGEHNQFSTERKHPVFFVDLPSKNVSMTIGGLLPGQQTNRHRHTYETVLYVIEGKGWTEVEDERVHWEAGDAVYIPSWAWHKHQNMSDTEPAKYIACENAPQLQNLGVALREEEGRDL is encoded by the coding sequence ATGGACAAGAAACAATTCAGTTCAAAAGACTTTCATGAAACTTTTGCAAGACCTAAATACGTAAAACCAGGCCATCTGATTCATAAAAACGTAGAAAATGCGGGGGAACACAACCAGTTTTCAACGGAAAGAAAACATCCTGTTTTTTTTGTAGATCTTCCCAGTAAAAATGTAAGTATGACAATAGGAGGTCTTCTTCCGGGCCAGCAGACCAACAGACACAGACATACCTATGAAACGGTATTGTATGTGATTGAAGGCAAAGGATGGACAGAAGTGGAAGATGAAAGAGTGCATTGGGAAGCGGGAGATGCTGTTTACATTCCTTCATGGGCCTGGCATAAACATCAGAATATGAGCGATACTGAACCTGCCAAATATATTGCCTGTGAAAACGCACCGCAGCTACAAAACCTGGGTGTTGCCTTAAGGGAAGAAGAAGGCAGAGATCTTTAG
- a CDS encoding sulfite exporter TauE/SafE family protein, with amino-acid sequence MAIYITLLFFATIAAFWISTICGGGASLILIPILNMMLPGSLVPFSLTVGTFTSSLSRIAVFKKHIRWRIFLWFVPFSIPAVLVGAWLIKYVNPNYLQLIVAFFLMANVPELFKAKKTEQEPQKLYPSAALALIGFCAGFVSGITGAIGLLFNRFYLRFGLKKEEIVATRAANEVFLHFIKLMIYLSLGLYSGKALWFGLAIAVAAIISSYTIKYILPYLSEMMFKKIGYGAMVVSGIMLLVGTSDKIIKEDKIAFSSTLHSGETESVISWRKTDFVVEFAFDDGFEVERPIKPEELPDPLKEKYLQLEPYYDRIHLEKVFMFRKEPAYEFYCYKDGKLTKFEI; translated from the coding sequence ATGGCCATTTATATCACACTGCTTTTCTTTGCTACCATCGCTGCTTTTTGGATCAGTACAATCTGTGGAGGAGGTGCCAGCCTGATTCTTATCCCGATCCTGAATATGATGCTTCCTGGTTCTTTAGTCCCGTTTTCACTGACGGTAGGAACTTTTACAAGTTCTTTGTCCCGTATTGCTGTTTTTAAAAAGCATATCAGATGGAGGATTTTTTTGTGGTTTGTCCCTTTTTCTATTCCTGCTGTTTTAGTAGGGGCGTGGCTCATCAAATATGTCAATCCGAACTATTTGCAGTTAATTGTTGCCTTTTTCCTGATGGCCAATGTTCCGGAATTGTTCAAAGCAAAAAAAACGGAACAGGAACCTCAAAAGCTTTATCCTTCGGCAGCCCTGGCACTTATAGGATTTTGTGCAGGATTTGTTTCCGGTATTACAGGAGCTATTGGGTTGCTGTTTAATCGTTTTTATCTGCGATTTGGGCTGAAAAAAGAAGAAATTGTGGCAACAAGAGCGGCCAATGAAGTATTCCTCCATTTCATCAAGCTGATGATCTATCTTTCACTCGGTTTATACTCAGGAAAAGCATTGTGGTTTGGGCTGGCTATTGCTGTAGCGGCCATTATTTCATCATATACTATAAAATATATTCTTCCGTATTTAAGCGAAATGATGTTTAAAAAGATAGGATATGGTGCAATGGTAGTCTCCGGAATAATGCTTCTGGTGGGAACTTCAGATAAAATAATAAAAGAAGATAAAATTGCTTTTTCATCCACCCTGCACAGCGGAGAGACGGAATCTGTGATCTCATGGCGGAAAACCGATTTTGTTGTTGAATTCGCATTTGATGATGGTTTTGAAGTGGAAAGACCTATAAAACCAGAGGAACTGCCAGATCCCCTTAAAGAAAAATATCTACAGCTGGAACCGTATTATGACCGCATTCATCTTGAAAAGGTCTTTATGTTCAGAAAAGAACCTGCTTATGAATTTTACTGCTATAAAGACGGAAAACTTACAAAATTTGAAATTTAA
- a CDS encoding helix-turn-helix domain-containing protein yields MQNDNTKCGLTEYTQSSFVDSIEKEAYVWCEKDWKHDDYDHTHSRAQLTFVEEGYQYFHIDQKIYLVPQHHVIWIPSEKAHRITSEAKTVNLMVFLFKSVFKKDFYKNVHVFAVPPVLKEMLLYASKWNQLLTEDEEQDLFFKAILKSLPNFCKESSYLGIPVPADIRLIPVCEHINLNFRYSLDTELLAEKAQMSVRSLQRNFKNETGITLQKYHQLVRILKSIELLDTGQYTLSQIAYKVGYQSLSAFTSSYKAIMKSRPEIRKH; encoded by the coding sequence ATGCAGAACGACAATACCAAATGCGGTTTAACAGAATATACCCAAAGCAGTTTTGTAGACAGCATTGAAAAGGAAGCGTATGTCTGGTGTGAAAAAGACTGGAAACATGATGATTATGACCATACCCACAGCCGGGCACAGCTTACATTTGTAGAAGAAGGATATCAATACTTTCATATCGATCAGAAGATCTATCTGGTACCTCAGCATCATGTCATCTGGATTCCTTCAGAAAAGGCCCACCGGATCACTTCAGAAGCAAAAACGGTGAATTTAATGGTCTTTTTATTTAAGTCGGTTTTCAAGAAAGATTTTTATAAGAATGTTCATGTTTTTGCCGTCCCTCCGGTTTTGAAGGAAATGCTTTTGTATGCTTCTAAATGGAATCAGCTGCTTACTGAAGATGAAGAGCAGGATCTGTTTTTTAAAGCAATTCTAAAAAGCCTTCCTAACTTCTGTAAGGAAAGTTCATACCTTGGAATCCCCGTTCCTGCGGATATAAGGCTTATTCCTGTATGTGAGCATATCAATTTAAATTTCAGATATAGTCTGGATACAGAGTTGCTTGCAGAAAAGGCGCAAATGTCTGTTCGTTCCCTTCAGAGAAATTTTAAAAATGAAACAGGAATTACGCTTCAGAAATACCATCAGCTGGTACGCATCTTAAAAAGTATTGAACTGCTGGACACCGGGCAATATACTTTAAGCCAGATTGCTTATAAGGTCGGATATCAAAGTCTGTCTGCATTTACTTCTTCTTACAAAGCAATTATGAAATCCAGGCCGGAGATCCGTAAACATTAA
- a CDS encoding DUF3817 domain-containing protein: MMNLLKTKAGRLRILAILEGISLLILVFIAVPLKYGLGNPGLVKLMGPVHGTLFLLFLFNTLSVGVEQQWKFKETTWKVILACFIPFGTFYIDRKILSRL; the protein is encoded by the coding sequence ATGATGAATTTATTAAAAACAAAAGCCGGCCGTCTCAGGATTCTGGCCATTCTGGAAGGAATCTCCCTGCTCATTCTGGTATTCATTGCGGTACCATTGAAATATGGGTTGGGAAACCCGGGACTTGTAAAACTAATGGGTCCGGTTCATGGAACATTATTTCTTCTTTTCCTGTTTAATACCTTAAGTGTAGGGGTTGAACAGCAATGGAAATTTAAAGAAACGACCTGGAAAGTAATCCTGGCGTGCTTTATTCCTTTTGGCACCTTTTATATTGACCGTAAAATTTTAAGCAGACTATGA
- a CDS encoding sensor histidine kinase, whose amino-acid sequence MKPLLAKTTKPFLIYVLIILAVSIPVYYWVVDGIWISELDEHNKVIAEKSAYELNQLHLSDEELEKSIALWNTIQPGTDIQKIPFNSLKKDVIFTIEKKSYTSEPEFDRFRCLETVVYIKNKPYLFTVETNVEESHETVTVIAFTTLFFFIVIVIGLLILNRRLSNTVWKPFHDTLNRLKSFDLSSGKKISFEKTDIKEFEELSQALSKLIDHNISVYKTQKEFTENASHELQTPLAILQNKLDVLIQDEHMTEQQYQVIEDLNKTLARSSRINKNLLLLAKIENQQFAGNEKLLISEITTQYSAVFHEHFEQKNISLHEEIENGIEVSGNRTLTETMISNLLVNAVRHTEAGGNVHVTLSEKSLEISNSGTAELNKNTLFKRFSRSSTDNLGSGLGLAIIKEICVRQNWIISYDFKNNFHIFSITF is encoded by the coding sequence TTGAAACCTCTATTAGCCAAAACCACCAAACCGTTTCTGATCTATGTGCTGATTATTTTAGCCGTTAGCATTCCTGTATACTACTGGGTGGTAGACGGTATCTGGATCAGTGAACTGGATGAACACAATAAAGTTATTGCAGAAAAATCAGCGTATGAGCTGAACCAGTTGCATCTTTCTGATGAAGAACTGGAAAAAAGCATTGCTTTGTGGAATACAATCCAACCGGGTACTGATATCCAAAAAATTCCTTTCAACTCACTGAAAAAAGATGTAATTTTTACCATAGAGAAAAAATCTTATACTTCAGAACCGGAATTTGACCGTTTCAGATGTCTTGAAACAGTAGTCTATATTAAAAACAAACCTTATCTTTTTACAGTAGAAACCAACGTGGAAGAAAGTCATGAAACCGTTACAGTCATCGCCTTTACCACACTTTTTTTCTTTATTGTGATTGTCATCGGGCTTCTGATCTTGAACAGAAGACTTTCCAACACGGTATGGAAACCTTTCCATGATACACTCAACCGGCTTAAATCTTTTGATCTCAGCAGCGGAAAGAAAATCAGTTTTGAGAAAACAGATATCAAAGAATTTGAAGAACTCAGCCAGGCTCTTTCAAAGCTTATTGATCATAATATTTCTGTCTATAAAACTCAGAAAGAATTTACAGAAAATGCTTCCCATGAGTTGCAAACTCCTTTGGCTATCCTCCAGAATAAACTTGATGTACTTATCCAGGATGAACATATGACAGAACAGCAATATCAGGTCATTGAAGATCTTAATAAAACGCTGGCAAGAAGCTCCAGAATCAATAAAAACCTGCTGCTGCTTGCCAAAATTGAAAACCAGCAGTTTGCAGGAAATGAAAAGCTGTTAATCAGTGAAATCACAACACAGTATTCTGCTGTATTCCATGAGCACTTTGAGCAAAAAAATATTTCTTTACATGAAGAAATCGAAAACGGAATAGAAGTTTCCGGAAACAGGACTCTTACCGAAACCATGATCAGCAATCTTCTGGTAAATGCTGTAAGACATACAGAGGCAGGAGGAAATGTTCATGTAACATTATCAGAAAAATCACTGGAAATTTCAAATTCCGGAACAGCTGAACTTAATAAAAATACCCTTTTCAAAAGATTTTCGAGATCTTCAACAGACAATTTAGGAAGCGGGCTGGGACTTGCCATTATCAAAGAGATCTGTGTCCGCCAGAACTGGATCATTTCTTATGATTTTAAAAATAATTTCCACATTTTCAGCATTACCTTTTAA
- a CDS encoding response regulator transcription factor: MKILIIEDEPELARSIATYLSEENYLCEFASSFGEAFDKIKSFSYDCILLDISLPDGSGMKILEELKKDNKQEGVIIISAKNSLEDKIEGLQTGADDYLTKPFHLSELSARIYSVIRRKHFGSTNIITQDELQIDILAKTVTVNNTPVVLTKKEFDLLLYFISNKNKVISKSALAEHLSGDFADMLDNHDFVYAHVKNLKKKLYDAGSRHYLKTVYGTGYKWSGE, encoded by the coding sequence ATGAAAATTCTGATCATAGAAGACGAACCTGAATTGGCCCGGAGTATTGCCACATATCTTTCGGAAGAAAATTATTTATGTGAATTTGCGTCTAGTTTCGGAGAAGCTTTTGACAAGATCAAAAGTTTCAGCTATGATTGTATTCTGCTGGATATTTCACTTCCGGACGGAAGCGGTATGAAAATTCTGGAAGAACTTAAAAAAGATAATAAACAGGAGGGGGTAATCATTATTTCAGCAAAAAATTCATTGGAAGACAAAATAGAAGGTCTTCAGACAGGGGCTGATGATTATCTTACCAAACCGTTTCATTTATCTGAACTTTCAGCGAGAATTTACTCTGTTATCAGGAGGAAACATTTTGGGAGTACAAACATAATAACTCAGGATGAGTTACAGATTGATATTCTGGCAAAGACGGTTACTGTAAATAATACCCCGGTGGTTCTCACGAAAAAAGAATTTGATCTTCTGCTGTATTTTATCAGTAATAAAAATAAAGTAATCTCTAAAAGTGCTCTGGCGGAACATCTTTCCGGAGATTTTGCAGATATGCTGGACAATCATGATTTTGTATATGCTCACGTAAAAAATCTTAAGAAAAAACTCTATGATGCAGGCAGCAGGCATTATCTGAAGACGGTGTACGGAACAGGATATAAATGGAGCGGGGAATAG